The genomic segment TGACGGCCGCGCGGACCTTCTCGAGATCGGCGCCGAGGTTGAGAAGCACCTGCGCGGCGACGCCCTCGCCCTCGCGGATGAGCCCGAGCAGGATGTGCTCGGTGCCGATGTAGTTGTGGCCGAGCTGCAGGGCTTCGCGCAGTGAGAGTTCGAGCACCTTCTTGGCGCGCGGGGTGAACGGGATGTTGCCGGTGGGGACGTACGTGCCTCGGCCGATGAGGTCCTCAACCTGCTGGTGGACGTCGTCCAGCGAGATGGACAGCGACTCGAGCGCCTTGGCGGCGATGCCGTCCTGCTCGCGGATCAGCCCGAGCAGCAGGTGCTCGGTGCCGATGTAGTTCTGGTTGAGCATGCGCGCCTCTTCCTGGGCGTACACGACGACCCGGCGCGCCTTCTCGGTGAAGCGTTCGAACATGTGCGGCCTGCCCCTTCAGTGGTGGACGCGAAAGCCGGCGGCTCTCGCGACGGTGTTCGAGACCAGTATACCCGCGCGCATGACACGCCGCGGCGGGCGCTCACAGGATGAGCAAGCGAGGTGCCAGATATGAGCGTGGTGCGCTCAGGTCTGTGCTCAGGTGCTCGTGCCGCGGATCAGTCCGCCGCGACCGCCCGCCGCGAGCGCCCCATGCGCTGCGCGACCGTGGTCGCCACGTCGGCGCCCACGACCACCCCGGCCGCGATGAGACCTCCCGCCATCGCCCAGATCGGCGCCTCGCCCTGCTCCGGCTCCGGCTGCGCGACGACCAGGTACACGCTCACGACAACGAGCAGCGCGAACACCGCGGCGGCCGCGATCCGCGCGACATCGAGACGGAAGTGCGCCCGTCGCCGCGGCGCCAGGTCGCGCACCGCGTCGGTGAGCAGCCACGCGAGCAGCGCGGCCACGCAGGCCGAGATCACGACCAGCAGCGCGAGCGGTCCCGCATACTCCGAGTCGGTCACGAGACGCAGCGGCAGGCCGAGGACGAACGAGACGCTCGCCACGAGCGGGATCGCGAGCCCGCCTGCGGCGGCCCCGCAGGCCGCGCCGATCGCGGTCGGCAGGTCGATGCGGCGGCCGTGCAGCAACCACGCGGCCACCACACCGGCCACGCCCGCCGCGAGCATCATCAGCGAGCCGCCGATCTCGAGCACCGCGCCACTGATGAGCTGCTGCAGGCCCACAGCCAGCACGAACGCCACGGTGACGGTGCCCATCGTCAGAAGCGCCCCGTCCCCGGCGAGCAGTGCGTGGTCGCGTCGCGTCGTCGACGCATGAACGGACATCTTCCTCACCCTCCCCGCTCGCGAGCCATGCGGCACCGGCGTTCCGATGCCCGTAGAGTATGTTCCCGCCTCGGCGCCCGCCGAGGCCGGTTCGGCACCGTGACGCGCCCGCCACGAGGAGGACTTCCGCCGAACGGTCGCTCGTGTTACATAACGGGTATACATCACGCGGACGTTTGGGAATCGGTCGGGTTCTGTTTGGAGGCGGGTGGCACGATGGGGCGCATGGTGAGGAAGCAGTTCTGCATCGACGACGAACTCGACGCGCAGTTGGCCGAGACGGCACTCAAGCTGGGCGTGTCGCAGGGCGAGGTCGTGCGGCAGGCGCTGCGCCACGAGTTCGAGCGGGGCGTCGTCGACGCGCGCCGGGCCGCGTGGGAACGCTCGAAGAAGCGACTCTTGGAGCGTGCGGCGCTCGGCTCGGTCCCCGGCGGCCGCACTTGGACGAGGGAAGATGCATACGACGATGACGAGTAGATTCCTGATCGACACGAACGTCCTCGTCTACAGCATCGACCCCGCCGAGCCGGTGAAGCGCGAGCGTGCGATATCCGTCCTCGATGGACTCGCGACCCCCGATGCAGCCTGTGTGTCGACACAGTCCCTCGGCGAGTTCTTCCGAGTCTCGACGGTACGCGTCGCCAACCCATTGAGCGAAGACGAAGCCGCCGGATACCTGCGGGAATGGCAGGAGGCGTGGCCGGTGCTCGGTACGAGCGCGCTGACGCTGATCGAGCAGGTCCGCGGCCGGTTGCGGCACCGGATGTCGTGGTGGGACGCGCAGCAGTGGGCGATCGCGCGGGTGAACCACGTGCCGATGATCCTGTCGGAGGACTTCACCGACGGGCAGACGATCGAGGGCGTGACGTTCGTGGACCCGTTCGCGGACGGGTTCGACGTGGGGGCGCTGGCGGAGTAGCGCGACGCGCGCTACGGTACCACCCCTCACCTGCGGAGAGCCGGACAACTCAATGCATTGAGATAAGCAACTCAATGGGGCCGTCGTGTCGCCGATCCCTCACTCGACCTCGATCGGACCGTCCGCGGCCGCAGCGGAGTCGCCGCGAACGTTGACGAGCAACGAGCGGGTCGCCATCAGCGCAGCGACGAAAGTCGCTGCCAGGGCGACACACATCGCGAGCCATGCGAA from the Actinomycetota bacterium genome contains:
- a CDS encoding PIN domain-containing protein — its product is MTSRFLIDTNVLVYSIDPAEPVKRERAISVLDGLATPDAACVSTQSLGEFFRVSTVRVANPLSEDEAAGYLREWQEAWPVLGTSALTLIEQVRGRLRHRMSWWDAQQWAIARVNHVPMILSEDFTDGQTIEGVTFVDPFADGFDVGALAE
- a CDS encoding ribbon-helix-helix protein, CopG family, producing the protein MNGHLPHPPRSRAMRHRRSDARRVCSRLGARRGRFGTVTRPPRGGLPPNGRSCYITGIHHADVWESVGFCLEAGGTMGRMVRKQFCIDDELDAQLAETALKLGVSQGEVVRQALRHEFERGVVDARRAAWERSKKRLLERAALGSVPGGRTWTREDAYDDDE